In one Plasmodium falciparum 3D7 genome assembly, chromosome: 14 genomic region, the following are encoded:
- a CDS encoding acyl-CoA binding protein: MAQVFEECVSFINGLPRTINLPNELKLDLYKYYKQSTIGNCNIKEPSAHKYIDRKKYEAWKSVENLNREDAQKRYVDIVSEIFPYWQDGE, encoded by the coding sequence atggCACAAGTATTTGAAGAATGTGTTTCCTTTATCAACGGATTACCTAGAACTATAAATTTGCCCAATGAACTTAAGttagatttatataaatattataagcaGAGCACCATAGGTAATTGTAATATAAAGGAACCAAGcgcacataaatatattgatagaaaaaaatatgaagctTGGAAATCTGTGGAAAATTTAAATAGAGAAGATGCACAAAAAAGATATGTGGATATTGTTAGTGAAATATTTCCATATTGGCAAGATGGGGAATAA